One window of Streptomyces sp. SUK 48 genomic DNA carries:
- a CDS encoding extracellular solute-binding protein codes for MRRGIAASALVASLALAATACGGGSSDSKSDGPVTITWWDTSNATNEAPTYKTLVQKFEAANKNIKVKYVNVPFDQAQNKFDTAAGASGAPDVLRSEVGWTPAFAKKGYFLPLDGTEALADKAKFEPNLIKQAQYQGKTYGVPLVTDTLALVYNKALFKKAGITTPPKTWDELKSDAAKIKDKTGQDGYWGSTAGYYGQPFLYGEGTDTVDVAAKKVTVDTPAAKKAYATWLSLFSGKGLHKADITADAYAHIMDAFSGGKVAAIIQGPWENTNIYKGSAFKDKTNLGVAVVPAGSTGKAEAPTGGHNLAVYAGSDKAHQAAALTFVNFMTSASSQETIALGNATLPTRTDAYTAKVTADPGTAGFQRVLSAAQPRPALPEYGSLWAPLDTELPKIASGKESLDQGLSNAGAAIGKLVPDFGK; via the coding sequence ATGCGGCGTGGCATAGCGGCCTCCGCGCTGGTGGCGTCCCTCGCCCTCGCGGCGACGGCCTGCGGCGGCGGGAGCAGCGACAGCAAGTCGGACGGGCCGGTGACCATCACCTGGTGGGACACCTCCAACGCCACGAATGAGGCACCGACCTACAAGACCCTTGTTCAGAAGTTCGAAGCTGCGAACAAGAACATCAAGGTCAAGTACGTCAACGTCCCCTTCGACCAGGCGCAGAACAAGTTCGACACCGCCGCGGGTGCCTCCGGCGCCCCGGACGTGCTGCGCTCCGAGGTCGGCTGGACCCCCGCCTTCGCCAAGAAGGGCTATTTCCTGCCGCTGGACGGCACCGAGGCCCTCGCCGACAAGGCCAAGTTCGAGCCGAACCTGATCAAGCAGGCGCAGTACCAGGGCAAGACCTACGGCGTGCCGCTGGTCACCGACACCCTGGCCCTGGTCTACAACAAGGCCCTGTTCAAGAAGGCCGGCATCACCACGCCGCCCAAGACCTGGGACGAGCTGAAGTCCGACGCGGCCAAGATCAAGGACAAGACCGGCCAGGACGGCTACTGGGGCTCCACCGCGGGCTACTACGGCCAGCCGTTCCTCTACGGCGAGGGCACCGACACCGTCGACGTCGCCGCCAAGAAGGTCACCGTCGACACGCCGGCCGCCAAGAAGGCGTACGCCACCTGGCTGAGCCTGTTCTCCGGCAAGGGTCTGCACAAGGCCGACATCACCGCCGACGCCTACGCCCACATCATGGACGCGTTCTCCGGCGGCAAGGTCGCGGCGATCATCCAGGGCCCCTGGGAGAACACGAACATCTACAAGGGCAGCGCCTTCAAGGACAAGACCAACCTGGGCGTCGCGGTCGTCCCGGCCGGCTCCACCGGCAAGGCGGAGGCCCCGACCGGCGGCCACAACCTCGCGGTCTACGCCGGCTCCGACAAGGCGCACCAGGCGGCGGCCCTGACGTTCGTCAACTTCATGACGTCGGCCTCCTCCCAGGAGACCATCGCGCTGGGGAACGCCACCCTGCCGACGCGTACGGACGCCTACACCGCCAAGGTGACGGCCGACCCGGGCACCGCCGGCTTCCAGCGCGTGCTGTCCGCCGCCCAGCCCCGCCCGGCGCTGCCCGAGTACGGCTCGCTGTGGGCGCCGCTCGACACCGAGCTGCCGAAGATCGCCAGTGGCAAGGAGTCGCTGGACCAGGGCCTGAGCAACGCCGGTGCCGCCATCGGCAAGCTGGTCCCCGACTTCGGCAAGTAA
- a CDS encoding glycoside hydrolase family 13 protein produces MSQQHTAAPATDSATATVAGHRRDWWREAVIYQVYPRSFADSNGDGMGDLEGVRSHLPYLRDLGVDAVWLSPFYASPQADAGYDVADYRAVDPMFGTLLDADALIREAHGLGLRIIVDLVPNHSSDQHEWFKRALAEGPGSPLRERYHFRPGKGADGELPPNDWESIFGGPAWTRVTEPDGTPGEWYLHLFAPEQPDLNWEHPAVGDEFRSILRFWLDMGVDGFRIDVAHGLVKAEGLPDLGSAEQLKLLGNDVMPFFDQDGVHAIYRQWRTILDEYANKMEPEGPSSEGRRRETGGRIFVAEAWTPTVERTANYVRPDELHQAFNFQYLSTAWDAAELRAVIDSTLEAMRPVGAPATWVLSNHDVTRHATRFANPAGLGTQIRTAGDRGLGLRRARAATLLMLALPGSAYLYQGEELGLPDVVDLPDEVRQDPAYFRGAGQDGFRDGCRVPIPWTRTGASYGFGDGGSWLPQPASWGELSVEAQTGTVGSTLELYRAALAARRAQPDLGAGDTLEWLRAPEGVLAFRRGEFVCVANTTGESVTTPAYGRVLLASGEVAETGGEAKVPADTTVWWTAAV; encoded by the coding sequence ATGAGCCAGCAGCACACTGCCGCCCCGGCCACCGACTCCGCCACCGCCACCGTCGCCGGCCACCGCCGCGACTGGTGGCGGGAGGCGGTCATCTACCAGGTCTACCCGCGCAGCTTCGCCGACAGCAACGGCGACGGCATGGGCGACCTGGAGGGCGTACGCTCCCACCTGCCGTACCTGCGCGACCTCGGCGTCGACGCGGTGTGGCTCAGCCCCTTCTACGCCTCCCCGCAGGCCGACGCCGGCTACGACGTCGCCGACTACCGCGCGGTCGACCCGATGTTCGGCACCCTGCTGGACGCCGACGCGCTGATCCGCGAGGCCCACGGGCTCGGCCTGCGCATCATCGTGGACCTGGTGCCCAACCACTCCTCCGACCAGCACGAGTGGTTCAAGCGCGCCCTCGCCGAGGGCCCCGGCTCCCCGCTGCGGGAGCGCTACCACTTCCGCCCCGGCAAGGGCGCGGACGGCGAACTCCCGCCCAACGACTGGGAGTCCATCTTCGGCGGCCCGGCCTGGACCCGGGTCACCGAGCCCGACGGGACGCCGGGGGAGTGGTACCTGCACCTCTTCGCCCCCGAGCAGCCCGACCTCAACTGGGAACACCCGGCGGTCGGCGACGAGTTCCGCTCCATCCTGCGCTTCTGGCTGGACATGGGCGTGGACGGCTTCCGCATCGACGTGGCGCACGGCCTGGTCAAGGCCGAGGGCCTGCCCGACCTCGGCTCCGCCGAGCAGCTGAAGCTGCTGGGCAACGATGTCATGCCGTTCTTCGACCAGGACGGCGTGCACGCCATCTACCGGCAGTGGCGCACGATCCTCGACGAGTACGCCAATAAAATGGAGCCCGAAGGGCCGTCGTCAGAAGGGCGGCGGCGGGAGACGGGTGGGCGGATCTTCGTCGCCGAGGCATGGACCCCGACCGTCGAGCGCACCGCCAACTACGTCCGTCCGGACGAGCTGCACCAGGCGTTCAACTTCCAGTACCTGTCGACGGCCTGGGACGCGGCCGAACTGCGGGCGGTCATCGACTCCACGCTGGAGGCGATGCGCCCGGTCGGCGCCCCCGCCACCTGGGTGCTGTCCAACCACGACGTCACCCGGCACGCCACCCGCTTCGCCAACCCGGCGGGCCTCGGCACCCAGATCCGCACGGCCGGCGACCGCGGACTCGGCCTGCGCCGGGCCCGCGCCGCGACCCTGCTGATGCTGGCGCTGCCCGGCTCGGCCTACCTCTACCAGGGCGAGGAACTGGGCCTGCCGGACGTCGTGGACCTGCCCGACGAGGTGCGCCAGGACCCGGCGTACTTCCGCGGCGCGGGCCAGGACGGCTTCCGCGACGGCTGCCGGGTGCCGATCCCGTGGACCCGCACGGGCGCGTCGTACGGCTTCGGCGACGGCGGCAGCTGGCTCCCGCAGCCGGCGAGCTGGGGCGAGCTGAGCGTCGAGGCGCAGACCGGGACGGTGGGCTCCACCCTGGAGCTGTACCGCGCCGCCCTCGCCGCCCGCCGCGCCCAGCCCGACCTGGGCGCCGGGGACACGCTGGAGTGGCTGCGCGCCCCGGAGGGCGTCCTGGCCTTCCGCCGGGGCGAGTTCGTGTGCGTCGCCAACACCACGGGCGAGTCGGTGACGACCCCGGCGTACGGCCGGGTGCTGCTGGCGAGCGGTGAGGTGGCCGAGACCGGTGGCGAGGCGAAGGTGCCCGCCGACACCACGGTGTGGTGGACCGCGGCGGTCTGA
- a CDS encoding LacI family DNA-binding transcriptional regulator yields MTTRLADIAAQAGVSEATVSRVLNGKPGVAATTRQSVLAALDVLGYERPVRLRQRSEGLVGLITPELENPIFPALAQVIGQALTRQGYTPVLATQTPGGSTEDELTELLVDRGVAGIIYVSGLHADTTADMQRYERLRAQGVPFVLVDGFSPRVQAPFISPDDRAAMTLAVTHLVSLGHTRIGLALGPKRFVPVQRKIEGFLRAMQDQLGLGAEMVETELVQHSLYTLEGGQAAATALIERDCTAVVCASDMMALGAIRAARQRGLEVPRDVSVVGFDDSPLIAFTDPPLTTVRKPVPAMGQAAVRTLLEEIGGTPAPHSEFVFMPELVVRGSTASAPHLLRAQ; encoded by the coding sequence GTGACCACACGGCTTGCCGACATCGCAGCGCAGGCGGGGGTGAGCGAAGCGACCGTCAGCCGGGTCCTCAACGGGAAGCCGGGCGTCGCCGCCACCACCCGCCAGTCCGTGCTCGCCGCCCTCGACGTGCTCGGCTACGAACGGCCGGTACGGCTGCGGCAGCGCAGCGAGGGTCTGGTCGGGCTCATCACGCCGGAGCTGGAGAACCCGATATTCCCTGCCCTCGCGCAGGTCATCGGCCAGGCGCTGACCCGCCAGGGCTACACCCCGGTGCTCGCCACCCAGACCCCGGGCGGCTCCACCGAGGACGAGCTGACCGAGTTGCTGGTGGACCGCGGGGTCGCGGGCATCATCTACGTCTCCGGACTGCACGCCGACACCACCGCCGACATGCAGCGCTATGAGCGGCTGCGGGCGCAGGGCGTGCCGTTCGTGCTGGTGGACGGGTTCTCGCCGCGGGTGCAGGCGCCGTTCATCTCCCCCGACGACCGCGCCGCGATGACGCTCGCGGTGACCCACCTCGTCTCGCTCGGCCACACCCGGATCGGGCTCGCGCTCGGCCCGAAGCGGTTCGTGCCCGTGCAGCGCAAGATCGAGGGCTTCCTGCGGGCGATGCAGGACCAGTTGGGGCTCGGCGCCGAGATGGTGGAGACCGAGCTGGTGCAGCACTCGCTGTACACCCTGGAGGGCGGCCAGGCGGCCGCGACGGCGCTGATCGAGCGGGACTGCACCGCGGTGGTCTGCGCCAGCGACATGATGGCCCTCGGCGCCATACGGGCCGCCCGGCAGCGGGGCCTGGAGGTGCCGCGGGACGTGTCCGTGGTCGGCTTCGACGACTCCCCGCTGATCGCCTTCACCGACCCGCCGCTCACCACGGTCCGCAAGCCGGTCCCGGCGATGGGACAGGCGGCGGTGCGCACGCTCCTGGAGGAGATCGGCGGTACGCCCGCGCCGCACAGCGAGTTCGTGTTCATGCCGGAACTGGTGGTGCGCGGGTCCACGGCCTCGGCGCCGCATCTGCTGCGCGCGCAGTAG
- a CDS encoding sugar ABC transporter permease produces MTVAIDRATGKSRGDRAPRPGLGQRIKSSLQKYWYAYAMIAPVVIVLAVLVGYPLVRGFYITLTDANSLNSARTIGVNHIAATYKFVGLDNYKNILFGPLSYDRFWSHVIWTVVWTVACVTLHYTFGLGLAMMLNQKLRGRTVYRVLLVLPWAVPTFVTVFSWRIMLADSGAINQILHALHLPQPQWLEDTFWQRFAAIMVNTWCGVPFMMLSLLGGLQSIDTTLYEAAKMDGATSWQRFRHVTLPGLRSVSSTVVLLGVIWTFNQFAIIFLLFGPTSAPDAQILVTWAYYLGFGQQPRDFAQSAAYGVLLLSIVTVFTSFYFRWLKRNDQLAV; encoded by the coding sequence ATGACAGTCGCCATCGACCGCGCGACCGGCAAGAGCCGCGGTGACCGCGCGCCTCGGCCAGGGCTGGGGCAGCGCATCAAGAGCAGTCTTCAGAAATACTGGTACGCCTACGCGATGATCGCCCCGGTGGTCATCGTGCTCGCCGTGCTGGTCGGCTACCCGCTGGTGCGCGGCTTCTACATCACGCTGACCGACGCCAACAGCCTCAACTCGGCGCGCACCATCGGCGTCAACCACATCGCCGCGACCTACAAGTTCGTCGGTCTGGACAACTACAAGAACATCCTGTTCGGCCCGCTGTCGTACGACCGTTTCTGGTCCCATGTGATCTGGACGGTCGTCTGGACGGTCGCGTGCGTCACCCTGCACTACACCTTCGGCCTCGGCCTCGCGATGATGCTCAACCAGAAGCTGCGCGGCCGCACCGTCTACCGGGTGCTGCTCGTCCTGCCGTGGGCCGTGCCCACCTTCGTCACCGTCTTCTCCTGGCGGATCATGCTCGCCGACTCCGGCGCGATCAACCAGATCCTGCACGCGCTGCACCTGCCGCAGCCGCAGTGGCTGGAGGACACCTTCTGGCAGCGCTTCGCCGCCATCATGGTCAACACCTGGTGCGGTGTGCCGTTCATGATGCTCTCGCTGCTCGGCGGCCTTCAGTCCATCGACACCACCCTGTACGAGGCGGCGAAGATGGACGGCGCCACCTCCTGGCAGCGCTTCAGGCACGTCACCCTGCCCGGGCTGCGCTCGGTCAGCTCCACCGTCGTCCTGCTCGGCGTCATCTGGACCTTCAACCAGTTCGCCATCATTTTCCTGCTGTTCGGCCCGACCAGCGCCCCGGACGCCCAGATCCTCGTCACCTGGGCCTACTACCTGGGCTTCGGCCAGCAGCCGCGCGACTTCGCGCAGTCCGCCGCCTACGGCGTGCTGCTGCTGTCGATCGTCACCGTCTTCACCTCCTTCTACTTCCGCTGGCTGAAGCGCAATGACCAGCTCGCCGTCTGA
- a CDS encoding bifunctional [glutamine synthetase] adenylyltransferase/[glutamine synthetase]-adenylyl-L-tyrosine phosphorylase produces the protein MTPGRRSSTFTRLLRHGFTDATAAERLLDTPELSPVRDDPFLLEALGATADPDLALHGLVRLLEAQPAPNSHRELLDTLIAAKPLRDRLLGVLGASAALADHLARHPTDWQALVTYEPQDLHPGVTEFERGLEDATDPVALRVAYRRCLLSIAARDVCGTTDVAETAAELADLATATLRAALALAQAAAPEDTAACRLSVIGMGKCGGHELNYVSDVDVIFVAEATDGTDETKALRAATSLASHLMRICSETTVEGSIWPVDANLRPEGRNGPLVRTLSSHVAYYQRWAKTWEFQALLKARPVAGDENLGQEYLAALHPLVWQAADRDNFVADVQKMRRRVVDNIPAAEVDRELKLGPGGLRDVEFAVQLLQLVHGRTDPSLRSGSTLDALAALAAGGYVGREDAARLDEAYRFLRAMEHRIQLYRLRRTHLVPTAEEDLRRLGRSLGLRTDPVTELNREWKRHAGVVRRLHEKLFYRPLLDAVAQLAPGEARLKPEAARERLVALGYADPAAALRHLEALASGVTRKAAIQRTLLPVLLGWFADSADPDAGLLNFRKVSDALGKTPWYLRLLRDEGAAAENLARVLSAGRLAPDLLMRAPEAVALLGDGDGAASGLTPRGRTALEQEILAAVGRAENAEQGVTAARGVRRRELFRTAAADIVASYGTEATPVQADQGALVDLVGGAVSDLTAATLAGTLRAVVRAGWGDTLPTRFAIIGMGRFGGHELGYGSDADVLFVHEPQDGVAEQEATAAANKVVAEMRRLLQLPSADPPLLIDADLRPEGKSGPLVRTLKSYGAYYRRWSLVWESQALLRAEPFAGDAGLGRRFVELIDPLRYPARGLTEDSVREIRRLKARMESERLPRGADPRLHTKLGPGGLSDVEWTVQLLQLRHAHEIPGLRTTRTRAALAAAREAGLLGEEETATLDEAWVLATRVRNAVMLVRGRAGDTFPTQPRELAAVGRYLGYGEGHVGDMLDAYGRTTRKARTVMEELFYDDEA, from the coding sequence ATGACGCCGGGCCGCAGAAGCAGCACCTTCACGCGCCTGCTCCGACACGGCTTCACCGACGCCACCGCCGCCGAACGCCTCCTCGACACCCCCGAACTCTCCCCGGTCCGCGACGACCCCTTCCTCCTCGAAGCCCTGGGCGCCACCGCCGACCCCGACCTCGCCCTGCACGGCCTCGTCCGCCTCCTGGAAGCCCAGCCCGCCCCGAACTCCCACCGCGAACTCCTCGACACCCTCATCGCGGCCAAACCCCTGCGCGACCGCCTCCTGGGCGTCCTCGGCGCCTCCGCCGCCCTCGCCGACCACCTCGCCCGCCACCCCACCGACTGGCAGGCCCTGGTCACGTACGAACCCCAGGACCTCCACCCCGGCGTCACCGAGTTCGAACGCGGCCTGGAAGACGCCACCGACCCCGTCGCCCTCCGCGTCGCCTACCGCCGCTGCCTCCTGTCCATCGCCGCCCGCGACGTCTGCGGCACCACCGACGTCGCCGAGACCGCCGCCGAACTCGCCGACCTCGCCACCGCCACCCTGCGCGCCGCCCTCGCCCTCGCCCAGGCCGCCGCCCCCGAGGACACCGCCGCCTGCCGCCTCTCGGTGATCGGCATGGGCAAGTGCGGCGGCCACGAACTGAACTACGTCTCCGACGTGGACGTGATCTTCGTGGCGGAGGCCACCGACGGCACCGACGAGACCAAGGCCCTCCGCGCGGCCACCAGCCTCGCCTCCCACCTGATGCGGATCTGCTCCGAGACCACCGTCGAGGGCTCCATCTGGCCGGTCGACGCCAACCTCCGCCCCGAGGGCCGCAACGGCCCCCTCGTCCGCACCCTCTCCTCCCACGTCGCCTACTACCAACGCTGGGCGAAGACCTGGGAGTTCCAGGCCCTCCTCAAGGCCCGCCCGGTCGCCGGCGACGAGAACCTCGGCCAGGAGTACCTGGCCGCGCTGCACCCCCTCGTCTGGCAGGCCGCCGACCGCGACAACTTCGTCGCGGACGTGCAGAAGATGCGCCGGCGCGTGGTCGACAACATCCCCGCGGCCGAAGTGGACCGCGAACTGAAGCTGGGCCCCGGCGGCCTGCGGGACGTCGAATTCGCCGTACAGCTCCTCCAGTTGGTGCACGGCCGCACCGACCCCTCCCTGCGCAGCGGCTCCACCCTGGACGCCCTCGCCGCCCTCGCCGCCGGCGGCTACGTGGGCCGCGAGGACGCCGCCCGCCTGGACGAGGCGTACCGCTTCCTGCGCGCGATGGAACACCGCATCCAGCTGTACCGCCTGCGCCGCACCCACCTCGTGCCCACCGCCGAGGAGGACCTGCGCCGCCTCGGCCGCTCCCTCGGCCTGCGCACCGACCCGGTCACCGAGCTGAACCGCGAGTGGAAGCGGCACGCCGGCGTCGTACGACGGCTGCACGAGAAGCTGTTCTACCGCCCGCTCCTGGACGCCGTCGCCCAGCTCGCCCCCGGCGAGGCCCGCCTCAAGCCGGAAGCCGCCCGCGAACGCCTGGTCGCCCTCGGCTACGCCGACCCCGCGGCCGCCCTGCGCCACCTGGAGGCCCTGGCCTCGGGCGTCACCCGCAAGGCCGCGATCCAGCGCACCCTGCTCCCCGTCCTGCTGGGCTGGTTCGCCGACTCCGCCGACCCGGACGCCGGCCTGCTGAACTTCCGCAAGGTCTCCGACGCGCTCGGCAAGACCCCCTGGTACCTGCGCCTGCTCCGCGACGAGGGCGCCGCCGCCGAGAACCTGGCCCGCGTGCTGTCGGCGGGCCGCCTCGCGCCCGACCTCCTGATGCGCGCCCCCGAGGCCGTCGCCCTCCTCGGCGACGGCGACGGCGCGGCGAGCGGCCTGACCCCCCGCGGCCGTACCGCGCTCGAACAGGAGATCCTGGCCGCCGTCGGCCGGGCGGAGAACGCCGAGCAGGGCGTCACCGCCGCCCGCGGCGTCCGCCGCCGCGAACTCTTCCGCACCGCCGCCGCCGACATCGTCGCCTCCTACGGCACCGAGGCCACCCCCGTCCAGGCCGACCAGGGCGCCCTGGTCGACCTCGTCGGCGGCGCCGTCTCCGACCTCACCGCCGCCACCCTCGCGGGCACGCTGCGCGCCGTGGTGCGGGCCGGCTGGGGCGACACGCTGCCCACCCGGTTCGCGATCATCGGCATGGGCCGGTTCGGCGGCCATGAACTGGGCTACGGCTCCGACGCGGACGTCCTGTTCGTACACGAACCGCAGGACGGCGTGGCCGAGCAGGAGGCCACCGCCGCCGCGAACAAGGTCGTCGCCGAGATGCGCCGGCTGCTCCAGCTGCCCAGCGCCGACCCCCCGCTGCTGATCGACGCCGATCTACGCCCGGAGGGCAAGTCGGGCCCGCTGGTGCGCACGCTGAAGTCGTACGGGGCGTACTACCGCCGCTGGTCACTGGTGTGGGAGTCGCAGGCGCTGCTGCGCGCGGAGCCGTTCGCGGGCGATGCCGGTCTGGGCCGCCGCTTCGTGGAGCTGATCGACCCGCTGCGCTACCCGGCGCGCGGCCTGACCGAGGACTCCGTGCGCGAGATCCGCCGGCTGAAGGCCCGCATGGAGTCGGAGCGGCTGCCCCGCGGCGCGGACCCCCGGCTGCACACCAAGCTGGGCCCCGGCGGCCTCTCGGACGTGGAGTGGACGGTGCAGCTGCTCCAACTGCGGCACGCCCACGAGATCCCGGGGCTGCGCACGACCCGTACCCGGGCCGCGCTGGCGGCCGCGCGGGAGGCGGGCCTGCTGGGCGAGGAGGAGACGGCGACGCTGGACGAGGCGTGGGTGCTGGCCACCCGGGTCCGCAACGCGGTGATGCTGGTGCGCGGCCGGGCGGGCGACACCTTCCCGACCCAGCCCCGCGAGCTGGCCGCGGTGGGCCGCTACCTGGGCTACGGCGAGGGCCACGTCGGCGACATGCTGGACGCGTACGGCCGTACGACGCGCAAGGCGCGCACGGTCATGGAGGAACTCTTCTACGACGACGAGGCGTAA
- a CDS encoding phosphatase PAP2 family protein — MSDSTVTQWEGREEAAGPRTDTGRDRGGARGLLGRLRRPRRPRLWFEILLIAVSYWLYSLIRNAVPEQKGEALRNADWIWRAEQTLGIDVERSVNHAVNSVSWLIIGMNYYYATLHFVMTVGVLVWLYRRHPGRYAAARLALFATTGGALAGYYLFPLAPPRLMRGGLFVDTVMVHHTWGSMASGDLKHMSNQYAAMPSMHIGWSLWCGLTIFALASVPWVRVLGLLYPVATLVVIVSTANHFWLDAVGGVLCLSFGFGVARVWYGAGPYGSPRGAREGAGPRPGYASSS; from the coding sequence ATGAGTGACTCGACCGTGACGCAGTGGGAAGGTCGCGAAGAGGCGGCCGGTCCCCGGACCGACACGGGCAGGGACCGCGGCGGCGCGCGGGGTCTGCTGGGCCGGCTGCGGCGGCCGCGCAGACCCCGGCTCTGGTTCGAGATCCTTCTGATCGCGGTGAGTTACTGGCTGTACTCGCTGATCCGCAACGCGGTGCCCGAGCAGAAGGGCGAGGCGCTGCGCAACGCGGACTGGATCTGGCGGGCGGAGCAGACGCTGGGCATCGATGTCGAACGGTCCGTCAACCACGCGGTCAATTCCGTGTCTTGGCTGATCATCGGCATGAACTACTACTACGCCACACTGCACTTCGTCATGACGGTCGGGGTCCTGGTGTGGCTGTACCGCCGGCACCCGGGCCGGTACGCGGCCGCGCGCCTCGCGCTCTTCGCCACCACCGGGGGCGCGTTGGCCGGCTACTACCTGTTCCCGCTCGCCCCGCCCCGCCTGATGCGGGGCGGGCTCTTCGTGGACACGGTGATGGTGCACCACACCTGGGGCTCGATGGCCTCCGGGGACCTCAAGCACATGTCCAACCAGTACGCGGCGATGCCGTCCATGCACATCGGCTGGTCGCTGTGGTGCGGGCTGACGATCTTCGCGCTGGCGTCGGTGCCGTGGGTGCGGGTGCTGGGGCTGCTGTACCCGGTGGCGACGCTGGTCGTCATCGTCTCCACGGCCAACCATTTCTGGCTGGACGCGGTGGGGGGCGTGCTCTGCCTCTCCTTCGGGTTCGGGGTGGCGCGGGTCTGGTACGGGGCGGGGCCGTACGGGTCGCCCCGGGGAGCGCGCGAGGGTGCGGGCCCCCGGCCCGGTTACGCCTCGTCGTCGTAG
- a CDS encoding ABC transporter permease subunit: protein MSTTTLEKRAGAPAPAAKPAGRGRRPGERGPLGTVLLHAGLMVASLIALAPVAWLVYLSLGPDKNDYLHPGGIAGKMSFANYSFVLQHTEFFSWFKSTMIVALGTTVVGVLLAATTGYAVSRMRFPGHKQLMWVLLLTQAFPIAVLIVPMYQIFSDLGLINSYWALILVNCTTAVPYSAWLLKGYFDTIPIEIDEAGRVDGLTPFGTFFRLILPLARPGLAVAAFYNFITAVAEVAFATTFMLDDSKYTFSVGLQTFVSEHDAEWNYMAATAVLIAIPVSVFFYLVQKNLVTGLTSGGTKG, encoded by the coding sequence ATGAGCACCACCACCCTCGAGAAGCGGGCCGGCGCACCGGCCCCCGCCGCGAAGCCCGCCGGGCGCGGCCGCCGGCCGGGCGAGCGCGGGCCCCTCGGCACCGTCCTGCTGCACGCCGGCCTCATGGTCGCGAGCCTCATCGCGCTGGCCCCGGTGGCCTGGCTGGTCTACCTCTCGCTCGGTCCGGACAAGAACGACTATCTGCACCCGGGCGGCATCGCCGGGAAGATGAGCTTCGCCAACTACAGCTTCGTGCTCCAGCACACGGAGTTCTTCAGCTGGTTCAAGTCCACGATGATCGTGGCCCTCGGCACCACCGTCGTCGGGGTGCTGCTCGCCGCGACCACCGGCTACGCCGTCTCCCGCATGCGCTTTCCCGGGCACAAGCAGCTGATGTGGGTCCTGCTGCTCACCCAGGCGTTCCCGATCGCCGTCCTGATCGTGCCGATGTACCAGATCTTCAGCGACCTGGGCCTCATCAACTCCTACTGGGCGCTGATCCTCGTCAACTGCACCACCGCGGTGCCGTACAGCGCCTGGCTGCTCAAGGGCTACTTCGACACGATCCCGATCGAGATCGACGAGGCGGGCCGGGTGGACGGGCTCACGCCGTTCGGCACCTTCTTCCGGCTGATCCTGCCGCTGGCCCGGCCGGGCCTGGCCGTCGCCGCGTTCTACAACTTCATCACCGCGGTCGCCGAGGTGGCCTTCGCGACCACCTTCATGCTGGACGACTCCAAGTACACCTTCTCCGTCGGCCTGCAGACCTTCGTCAGCGAGCACGACGCCGAGTGGAACTACATGGCCGCCACCGCGGTGCTGATCGCGATACCCGTGTCGGTGTTCTTCTACCTCGTGCAGAAGAACCTGGTCACCGGTCTCACCTCCGGCGGCACCAAGGGCTGA